One Kitasatospora sp. MAP12-44 DNA segment encodes these proteins:
- a CDS encoding class I SAM-dependent methyltransferase, whose protein sequence is MADIATGDMAISVTDRQLRAHAESFGAVAAEYDRARPSYPQELLDEIERLTGRPLHGADVLDVGAGTGIATRLLHARGARVTAVEPSAGMAAQLHAVSPEIPLVKGDGNDLPFHDATVDLVSYAQAFHWTDPERSIPEAIRVLRPGGALALFWNVKDRSVGWLGAQERRLAAALPSYHYYGAMNVVAEPLSRHPLDVATSLLRWERRITVDDVITDLRSKSYFAVLDAERREPVLAAERQALLADFPDGWVTEPYDLDLTVAVKRG, encoded by the coding sequence GTGGCGGACATCGCGACGGGCGACATGGCGATCAGCGTGACGGATCGCCAGTTGCGGGCGCACGCGGAGAGTTTCGGTGCCGTCGCCGCCGAGTACGACCGGGCCCGTCCGTCCTATCCGCAGGAGCTGCTCGACGAGATCGAGCGCCTCACCGGCCGCCCGCTGCACGGCGCGGACGTGCTGGACGTCGGCGCCGGCACCGGCATCGCCACCCGCCTGCTGCACGCCCGCGGCGCCAGGGTCACCGCCGTCGAGCCGAGCGCCGGGATGGCGGCGCAGCTGCACGCGGTCAGCCCCGAGATCCCGCTGGTCAAGGGCGACGGCAACGACCTGCCGTTCCACGACGCCACGGTCGACCTGGTCAGCTACGCCCAGGCCTTCCACTGGACCGACCCGGAGCGCTCGATCCCCGAGGCGATCCGGGTGCTGCGCCCGGGCGGCGCGCTGGCGCTGTTCTGGAACGTCAAGGACCGCAGCGTGGGCTGGCTGGGCGCCCAGGAGCGGCGGCTGGCAGCCGCGTTGCCGTCGTACCACTACTACGGTGCGATGAACGTCGTCGCCGAGCCGCTCAGCCGCCACCCGCTGGACGTGGCCACCAGCCTGCTGCGCTGGGAGCGCCGGATCACCGTGGACGACGTGATCACCGACCTGCGCTCCAAGTCGTACTTCGCGGTGCTGGACGCCGAGCGCCGCGAGCCGGTGCTGGCCGCCGAGCGGCAGGCGCTGCTCGCGGACTTCCCGGACGGCTGGGTGACCGAGCCGTACGACCTGGATCTGACGGTCGCCGTCAAGCGCGGCTGA
- a CDS encoding sugar phosphate isomerase/epimerase, translated as MHVPDTKVALSTASVYPESTSIAFELAAKLGYDGVEVMVWNDPVSQDLDALRVLSDKHQLPILAVHAPCLLITQRVWTTDPWTKLVRARAAAEKLGADTVVVHPPFRWQRQYAREFVRGINRMAGETAVRFAVENMYPWRYKDREMLAYAPGWDVTDEEYRHFTIDLSHVSTSRIDAFEMADRMGDRLAHVHLADGSGSGKDEHLIPGRGNQPCAELLERLARTGFDGHVVLEVNTRRSGSPAEREADLAEALAFTRLHLATASRVR; from the coding sequence CTGCACGTCCCGGACACCAAGGTCGCGCTCTCGACCGCCTCGGTCTACCCCGAGAGCACCTCGATCGCCTTTGAGCTGGCGGCCAAGCTCGGCTACGACGGCGTCGAGGTGATGGTCTGGAACGACCCGGTCAGCCAGGACCTGGACGCCCTGCGGGTGCTCTCCGACAAGCACCAGCTGCCGATCCTGGCGGTGCACGCGCCGTGCCTGCTGATCACCCAGCGGGTCTGGACCACCGACCCGTGGACCAAGCTGGTGCGGGCCCGGGCGGCCGCCGAGAAGCTCGGCGCGGACACCGTGGTGGTCCACCCGCCGTTCCGCTGGCAGCGCCAGTACGCCCGGGAGTTCGTCCGGGGGATCAACCGGATGGCGGGCGAGACGGCCGTCCGGTTCGCCGTCGAGAACATGTACCCGTGGCGCTACAAGGACCGCGAGATGCTCGCCTACGCCCCCGGTTGGGACGTCACCGACGAGGAGTACCGGCACTTCACCATCGACCTCTCGCATGTCTCCACCTCGCGGATCGACGCCTTCGAGATGGCCGACCGGATGGGCGACCGGCTGGCCCATGTGCACCTGGCCGACGGCTCCGGGTCGGGCAAGGACGAGCACCTGATCCCCGGCCGCGGCAACCAGCCCTGCGCCGAGCTGCTGGAGCGCCTCGCCCGGACCGGCTTCGACGGCCATGTGGTGCTGGAGGTCAACACCCGCCGCTCCGGCTCGCCCGCCGAGCGGGAGGCGGACCTGGCCGAGGCGCTGGCATTCACCCGGCTCCATCTGGCCACCGCCTCGCGCGTACGCTGA
- a CDS encoding Ppx/GppA phosphatase family protein, translating into MRLGVLDVGSNTVHFLVVDAHPGAAPLPAYSHKAELRLAELLDEQGAISEAGVERLVAMVESSIRVAEDKGVVDLLPFATSAVREAANGEAVLKRVQDETGIELQVLSGAEEARLTFLAVRRWFGWSSGRLLDLDIGGGSLEIACGLDEQPAAAFSLPLGAGRLTAGWLPDEVADPERLRDLRRHIRAEIAGVVGEIARLGPPDHAVATSKTFKQLARMTGAAAAEAGPLVPRRLTRAGLSAWLPRLSTMTVTERARIPGVSEGRAKQLLAGALVADAAMDLFGLDALDICPWALREGIILRRLDTLAAQNS; encoded by the coding sequence ATGCGACTCGGTGTGCTCGACGTAGGTTCCAACACCGTCCACTTCCTCGTGGTGGACGCCCACCCCGGTGCTGCCCCGCTGCCCGCGTACTCGCACAAGGCGGAGCTGCGGCTCGCGGAGCTGCTCGACGAGCAGGGGGCGATCAGCGAGGCGGGGGTCGAGCGGCTGGTCGCCATGGTGGAGTCCTCGATCCGGGTGGCCGAGGACAAGGGCGTGGTGGACCTGCTGCCGTTCGCCACCTCGGCGGTGCGCGAGGCGGCCAACGGCGAGGCCGTGCTCAAGCGCGTGCAGGACGAGACCGGCATCGAGCTGCAGGTGCTGTCCGGCGCGGAGGAGGCCCGGCTGACCTTCCTCGCGGTGCGGCGCTGGTTCGGCTGGTCCTCCGGGCGGCTGCTCGACCTGGACATCGGCGGCGGATCGCTGGAGATCGCCTGCGGCCTGGACGAGCAGCCCGCCGCTGCCTTCTCGCTGCCGCTGGGCGCCGGCCGGCTGACGGCGGGCTGGCTGCCCGACGAGGTGGCCGACCCCGAGCGGCTGCGCGACCTGCGCCGGCACATCCGGGCCGAGATCGCGGGCGTGGTCGGCGAGATCGCCCGGCTCGGGCCGCCGGACCACGCGGTGGCCACCTCCAAGACCTTCAAGCAGCTCGCCCGGATGACCGGCGCGGCCGCGGCCGAGGCCGGTCCGCTGGTGCCCAGACGGCTCACCCGTGCCGGACTCTCCGCCTGGCTGCCGCGGCTGTCCACCATGACGGTCACCGAGCGGGCCAGGATCCCCGGCGTCTCCGAGGGCCGGGCCAAGCAGCTGCTGGCCGGCGCCCTGGTGGCCGACGCGGCGATGGACCTGTTCGGCCTGGACGCGCTGGACATCTGTCCGTGGGCCTTGCGGGAGGGCATCATCCTGCGCCGTCTTGACACCCTGGCGGCGCAGAACAGCTGA
- a CDS encoding alpha/beta hydrolase yields the protein MTIHHRLLGNGEHPVVVLHDWFGTSAGWGPFLDLLDGSAFSYAFLDYRGYGDRAEVPGEYTLAEIAEDVLALADQLGWPTFSLVGHSMGGKAAQRVLAQAPHRVRKLAGIAPVPASAFPLEGDAFELFHGAAAQPANRRAILDMVTGHRAGAVWLDRMTTQSLALSRPEAFAAYLTDWSTQDFAAKIDGAELPVRVFACEHDEALTPEVLRATWLPHYPQAELTVLPATGHYPMYETPVAFAAALEAFLR from the coding sequence ATGACGATCCATCACCGCCTGCTGGGCAATGGCGAGCACCCGGTCGTGGTGCTGCACGACTGGTTCGGCACCAGCGCGGGGTGGGGCCCCTTCCTCGACCTGCTCGACGGCTCGGCCTTCAGCTACGCCTTCCTGGACTACCGCGGCTACGGCGACCGGGCCGAGGTCCCCGGCGAGTACACGCTGGCCGAGATCGCCGAGGACGTGCTGGCGCTGGCGGACCAGCTCGGCTGGCCGACCTTCTCCCTGGTGGGCCACTCGATGGGCGGCAAGGCGGCGCAGCGCGTGCTGGCCCAGGCGCCGCACCGGGTGCGCAAGTTGGCCGGAATCGCACCCGTGCCGGCCTCCGCGTTCCCCCTGGAGGGCGACGCGTTCGAGCTGTTCCACGGCGCCGCGGCGCAGCCGGCCAACCGCCGCGCCATCCTCGACATGGTCACCGGTCACCGCGCGGGCGCCGTCTGGCTGGACCGGATGACGACTCAGTCGCTGGCCCTCTCCCGTCCGGAGGCGTTCGCGGCCTACCTGACCGACTGGAGCACCCAGGACTTCGCCGCCAAGATCGACGGCGCCGAGCTCCCGGTGCGGGTCTTCGCCTGCGAGCACGACGAGGCGCTCACCCCCGAGGTGCTGCGCGCCACCTGGCTGCCGCACTACCCGCAGGCCGAACTCACCGTCCTCCCTGCCACCGGCCACTACCCGATGTACGAGACCCCGGTCGCCTTCGCGGCCGCGTTGGAAGCCTTCCTCCGCTAG